TCCTTGAGCGAGGCGTTGAGGATGTTCTTGCAGTGGCCGGTGCTGGCAATCCAGCTGGCGACGACCTCGGCGGGTGTCTGCTGCCCGGCGGCGATGTTCTCGGCCAGAGAGCGCCAGAGATAGCCTGCTGCCGTGATGCGCTGATCGAAGGTGCGCCCATCAGGGTTGGTGTGATCGAAAAAGTTCCTGGCGGCCATGTCGGCGGCGTGGGCCTGGGCCGAGGTCGCCAGCAGCGCGTTCCAGCTCAGCGCCGGGGCCGGGGCGTAGGCCACGCCGCCGCAACTGCCGCCCTGGGCGCGCGCCTGGTTGGTAAGCCGCAGTACCTCCGCCGCGAAGCCGCTGCTGGCGACGGGCTGGGGGGTGGGAACGGGCATAGGTGTTGGGGTTGGTAGCGGTGTCGGTATGGGCACAGGCGTTGGAATAGGTGTAGGAGTCGGTGCGGGGATGGGAGCTGGGGCTTGTGTAGGTGCGGGCGCAGGCAGGTTTACGGAAGCGGGGGGCGACGGGTCGGCCTGAACCTCCACACTCAGGGCAAGGCTCCGCTCCGGGTGGGCCGTGTCGGTGATCTGCACACGGACCTGGCCCGCCTTGTGGGCGCTCAGTACGCCGCTTTCCGTCACCGAAACGATGCCCACGTCGCTGCTCTGCCACGTCAGGCGGCCTGAGGCTGGCACCTGGCCGCCCATCGTGGGCGTCAGCTGGCGGCTCTCGCCCACGTGCAGGCTCAGCGACGTGGGCAGGCTGGTGGTGTCGAGGTTTGGGTCAGGAGTGGCGGGCGCTGAGGTAATGGGTGCGGGCGCTGGGGCCGCGTCGTGCTTGCCCGGCAGGTCACCGGAACTGGGCAGCGTGAGATTCTGTGATCCGCAGGCGTTCAGCAGGAGTGCTGCCGTTGCCAGTAGACAGGTCCGTTTTAAAGCGTTCACCGACATACGCTATTTAAGCATCTAGAAACTTTCAGAGCCATGACAACCACCCCAGAAAAATCTGACTTTGGGCGATCATTAAAATTAGTCTGACAGATTTCTAACAGATTGACTGTTGGAAGAGGAGAAATCGGTTTTTTCTTTCAAGGGATTTGAACTCGATCCGCAGTGTGACCTGCGCCCTTTAGAGTCTGGAAGGGTGCGTCCAGTTTATTGGGTTTGGTGTGTCACAGCACACTAAAATCGGCGGACGTGTGAGTAAGAGATGCACTGTCGCGCCAGATTTTTGTGGGTGTTTCGTTGATGTTCTTCAGGCCTTGAGGCCGTTGCTGCCCTGTAAGGTGCGCTCCACCGTCTCGGTAACCTCAGTCTCGAAGCGGTGCAGGTGCTCGCGCAGGCGGCTCAGTTCCACGCCGTCGAGGTCGGGCAGCCACAACACGCTGCGGCCCAGCACGGCGAAGGCCACCTTGTCCTCGTCGTCCTCGTCCTCGACGGGATCGAGCATCAGGGTGCCGTAATCGAGGCCTTGGTTCATCAGGTTCATGCCCATCAGGACCTCGGCGATGGCGTCTTCCTCGACGTAGAGATCGAGGTCGAGGTGCAGTCTCACCAGCACACCGCCCTGCTCGTCGGCCTCGGCATAGAGGGTCACCCTTGAATCGCCGTCTTGCACCAGCGCGCCGTCGTCCATCATCTCCACGCTCAGCCCGCTGCCCTTCAGGGACGCCACGATGCGGTGCAGCTCAGTCAAGTTGCGGGTCATGGCGCGGAGTATAGCGCCTGACTTGCAGTGCGATTGGGCGCGTGAAAACCGTTCAGCAAGGGTCTTCGCGCTGCCTTTTTTGAGGGCGGGGTTCAGTCGTTGCTGCTCCCCGATTGGCTGCCCTGCGCTGCGTCCTTGGCAGGTCTCAGGGCCGACACCGGCACGCCCTGCATATAGCCTGCGCCCGCCTCACCCAGCACGTCCACGCTGGCCGTCAGCGGATGAAGCTTGACCACCTTGCCGCAGGCCCCCGACTCGGTGTGGCACACGCGGGCATTCTTGCGCGGCAACTCCTTGAGCAGTTCGACATACTGGGTGTGTTCGTACTGGAGGCAGCACAGCAGGCGGCCACACGGCCCGCTGAGTTTTTCGGGATTGAGCGGCAACTGCTGGTCGCGGGCCATGCGGATGCTGACCGGGGCGAATTCCTGAAGATGGTTAGATGAGCAGTTCTCGCGCCCGCAGGCCCCCAGCGCGCCGATGATCTGGGCCTGCTCGCGTGGGCCGATGGCGACGAAGTTGACCCTGGCGCGGGTCTGATCGCGCATGTCCTGAATCAGCGGGCCGAGTTCGAGCCGCTCCTCGGCGCTGTAACTGACCGTCACCAGCGCGCCGTCGAGGGTAAATTCGACGGCCACCACCTTGACCGGCAGCTTGCGGTCACGGGCGCGGGCGCGCAGCAACCACTTGAGGTCCTCGCCCTCTTTTTCCAGCCGCTGCCAGTCGGCCAGGTCTGCTGGGCCAGCGGCGCGCAGGATCATGCCGTAGCGCCCGCTGCCTTCCGGTTCGGCCTCGCCGCGCACGGTCGCGACCTCGGGGCCGCGTTTGCCCTGCACCACCACCCGGTCGCCCACCACATGAACTTCTTCGGTGAGCATCGGGTGGAGCTTGGGGCTGCGTTCAAAACGAATCGGCTGAATCCACACGTTGCACTCAAGATGGCACGGTTGGGCGGCGGGCGTGGGGGGGCGGGTCACGAAAGAGGCCGCAGGGCCGGGGCGTAGACTGAATTTCAAACGCTGGCAACGCCGAACCAAACCTGACGGAGAGACAATGGTGCTCTCCAGCAACGCGCCGAGAACTTCTGGAGACTCCCCATGCCCGATGCAAACCCTGACCAACCCGACCCCGCCAACCCCGACTCGCCCGAACGCGCCTACAGCGACTTTACCCGCAGCCTGAATTACGGTGATTACCTGCGAATCGACACCCTGATGAGCGCCCACCAGCCGGTGACGCAGGCGCACGACGAGCACCTGTTTATCGCGGTGCATCACGTCTCGGAAGTCTGGCTCAACCTGATCGTGCAGGAGTTGCGGGCGGCCATGACGCTGCTCTCTGCTGGCGTGACCGACACGCCGCTGAAGATGCTCAGCCGGGTGGTGCGGGCCCAGGAGCAGATGACCAACGCCTGGGAAGTTCTCAAAACCATGACGCCCGCCGATTACCTGCAGTTTCGCAGCGCGTTCGGGCGGGCGTCGGGTTTTCAGTCGGCCCAGTACCGGATGATGGAATTTTTGCTGGGCAACCGCAACGCCATGCTGCTGCGCCCGCACCAGCACCGCCCCGACTTGTACGGTCCGCTGGAAGCTGTCCTGAACGCGCCGAGCTTGTATGATCTGGCCCTGCGCCTGCTCTCGGAGCGTGGGCTGGACATTCCGCCGAGCGTGCTGGAGCGCGACTTTGCCCAGCCTTACATTCAAGATGAAGCGGTGCTGGCTGCCTGGCTGACCGTTTACCGCGACCCTGAGCGTTACTGGGACGTGTATGAACTGGCTGAGAAGCTGATTGACGTGGAAGACAACTTCCGGCGCTGGCGATTTAACCACCTGACCACCGTGGAGCGCACCATCGGCTTCAAGACCGGCAGCGGCGGCACCAGCGGTGCGGGTTACCTGAGAAAAGCGCTGGATACGGTGCTGTTTCCTGAGCTGTGGCAGGTGCGAACGGAGCTGTAGGCGGGTTCAGATAGGTAGGGCGCTGCATGCTCAGGCCCGCTCGAACGCCACCTGACCACCCACCACTGTCAGCATCGGCCAGCCTCTCAAGTCCTGTCCCACCCAGGGGTTGAATTTGGCTTTGCTCTTGAAAGTGGCGGGGTCAACCGGGCGCACGGTGTTCAGATCAAGCAGGGTGAAGTCGGCAGGTTGCCCAGCTTCCAGGCTCGGTACGGGCCAGCCCAGCACGCGAGCCACGTCCACAGTCAACAGCTCCACGATTTTTGACAGGCCCAGTTCGGCCCCAAAGTTCGTCCACAGCAGCGGAAAGGCAATCTCGATGTAGGCGATGCCCGACGGTGCTTGCAGCAAATCGAGTTCCTTCTCGGCGCGGGTGTGCGGGGCGTGGTCGGTGGCGAGGCAGTCCACACTGCCGTCTTTGAGACCCGCCAGCAAAGCCTGGGCGTCGCTCTGGGTTCGCAGCGGCGGCGCGACTTTGTAGACCGCGTCAAAGCTCCGCAGCGCCTCGTCGGTGAGCAGCAGGTGGTGGGGGCAAACCTCGCAGGTGATGTTGACGCCCTGCGTTTTGGCGGCCTTGACCAGCTCCAGGGCGCGGGCGGTGGAGAGGTGCTGGATGTGCAGCCGCCCACCGGTCATGCGGCAGATTTCGATGTCGCGGGCGATGCGGGCCGCTTCCGCCGCTGCCGGATTGCCGGGCAGCCCCAGCGCCTCGCTGACTGGCCCCTCGTTCATGACGCCGCCCGCCCGCAGGCCCGCGTCCTCGGCGTGCACGCTGACTACCTTGCCCAGCGAGTGCGCGTATTCCAGCCCCAGCCGCAGCGTGCGGGCGTTCTCGTTGGTGCGTCCATCGTCGGTGAACACGGCGGCTCCGGCTTCGGCCAGCAGCGCGAGTTCGGCCAGTTGCTCGCCGTCTTGCCCCCGCGTCAGGGCGGCGGCGGGGCGCAGGCGGGCAAAACCGAGCGCGGCGGCCTTGTCGATCAGGGCGCGGACGATGGCGGGGTCGTCCACCACGGGCGCGGTGTTGGGCATAGACACCACCGTGCCGTAACCGCCCGCCGCCGCCGCTGCCAGGCCCGAAGCGAGGTCTTCTTTCTGCTCCTGCCCCGGCTCGCGCAGGTGGGCGTGGGGCTCGATGAAGGCGGGCACGATGGTCGCGCCGTTGCCGTCCAGGGTTTGACCTTCTTCTGGTAAGTTCCAACCTTTAATCAGGCCGTTTTCTATGGTCAGGCTTTCAGATGTGTCGGAGGTTGGGCGGCGGATGTTGGTGATGGTGAGGGTGTTGTACTGGGTCATAAGTGGCCTCCGCGAGCCTGAAACGTTGGAAAAAGGAGCCTCACGCCCGCCCCACCAGCAAGTGATACAGCGTGCTCATCCGCACTGCCTGCCCATTTTCCACCTGCGCCAGAATGCGGCTGCGCGGGCCATCGGCGGTGTCGGAGCTGATCTCCACGTCCCGGTTCATCGGTCCCGGATGCAGCACTACCGCTTCATTCGGCGCGAAGGCCAGCAACTCCTCGTTGACCTGATACACCCGCGCGTAGTCCTGCAAGCTGCCCACGTACCCGGCGTCCATGCGCTCTTGCTGGAGCCGCAGCGCCATCACCGCGTCGGCATTCCTGACGGCCTCGCGGGGGTCGGTGGTCAGCGTGACGCCCTCGGCAGCCAGTTCGCGCGGCAGCAGGGTGGCGGGGCCGCACAGAATGACCTTCGCGCCCAGCTTGGGCAAGAGTTCGGCGTTGCTGCGGGCCACCCGCGAGTGACGCACGTCACCGATAATCGCCACCGTCTTGCCTTCCAGCGTGCCGAACTCGCGCCGGATGGTGTAGGCGTCCAGGAGGGCCTGGGTGGGGTGCGCCCGCCGCCCGTCGCCCGCGTTGATGACCGGCTTGCCGCTGTAGCGGGCCACCAGATGCGCTGCCCCCGCCGCCTGATGGCGCACCACGAAGGCGTCCACCTTGTAGGCGGTCAGCACCTCGATGGTGTCGCGGATGCTCTCGCCCTTGCTCACGCTGCTCGCGCCCGCCGCGAAACTCACCACGTCGGCGCTCATCCGCCTGGCCGCCAGCTCAAAGCTGATGCGGGTGCGGGTGGAATTCTCGAAGAAGACGGTGCAGACGGTCAGGCCTTGCAGCGCTGGAACCTTCTTCACGGGTCGGTCCAGCACCTGCATCATGGTGTCGGCGTTGTCCAGCAGGGCAGTGAGGCGCTCTACGCTCCAGTCCTGAAAGTCCAGCAGATGTCTGGGCCTGCGGGCTGCTGGCTGAAGGGCGGCAGCGGTCATTGTTCCGCCTTCAATTCGTCCAGGTCCCACAGTTCCACGCCGTCCACACCGTCGGTCTCGGTCAGTTTCACCTTGACCATCTCGCTCTTGGCTGTCGGCAGGTTCTTGCCCACGTAGTCGGCCCGGATCGGCAATTCGCGGTGGCCCCGGTCCACCAGCACGGCGAGTTGAATGCCTTCAGGGCGGCCCAGGTCAATCAAAGCGTCCAGTGCGGCCCGGACGGTGCGCCCGGTGTACAGCACGTCGTCCACCAGGACCACGCGGCGTCGGGCCAGATCAAACGGCACTTCGGTTTCGCGGATGATCGGCTGCTTGGCAATCTCGCTGAGGTCGTCGCGGTAGAGGGTGATGTCCAGGCGGCCCAGCGGTACGGCCACGCCTTCGAGTTCCTGCAACTTGGCAGCGAGGCGGGCAGCAATCGGAATGCCCCGCGTGTGAATGCCAATCAGCGCCAGGTTCTCGGCTCCCTTGTTTCGCTCCAGAATCTCGTGCGCGATGCGGGTGAGCGCCCGGCGCATCTCGTCGGCACTGAGGATGGAGGCTTTCATGCGCTGCCCCTGTGATGTCGGCAAAAAAATGGGCCGTCCAGAGGGATCTGGCGGCAGGTCTTGAATGGAGAACGGTGTTTCATCTGGCTCCTTTTGGGCCTCACGGGGCCGCGTTAAAAGTGCGTTGTGGTCGTTTGATGGATTGTGGGCGGCGCTGAAGGCCGCTCAGCAGCATAGCGCAGAAGCGGGCACTCGGCGAGAGGAGACTTCTGAAAGCTGCGCCACGTTGGATAGCCGCCCACCGTCAGCATCACGGCGAAGTCCGGCAAGACCGTGAGCGCCGAAATCGGCACCGACGCCCACAGGTACACTGCCTGAGCTTTCGCTCCGGGCTTTCTTCTCGTAAACTGCCCTCCGAATCTGGGGACAGTTTCCTGTTGTGGGCTTTTGGCATGTCAAGGCCAGGCCGCTCCCTCTCGCTCCTTGCGGGAGAAGGGCGCTGCGAAGCAGCAGGGTAAAGGGACGACGCAGCGATGAAGCCGCTCTATGGGTTTCCGGCTCCTGGCCCACAGCTCACCGCTTTCTCCCGCGCTAGCCTGCTGGCCGTGACTTCCCGTTCCAGCCAGACCCTCCTCGCCGCCGAAGATGTGCGGGTGATTTACGGCGATCAGCTGGTGCTCGGGGCGGTCTCGGTGCAGGTGTCCGGCGGCGAACGGCTGGCCTTGCTGGGCCGCAACGGCGCGGGCAAGACCACCTTGCTGCGCGTTTTGTCGGGCGAGCGCCGCCCGGACGACGGCTCGGTGTGGCGCGTAGACGGGCTGCGGCTGGCGGTCCTCGATCAGCAGCCGATCTACCGTGCGGGAGTGACAGTGCGCGAGCTGCAAGACACCGTCAATCCTTACCTCGCCGTGCTGGCCGAGTTGCGCGAGCTGGAAGACGATCTGTCGGACCCGGCCCGCCTGGAGCGCTGGACAGCCTTGCAGCACCGCCTGGAAGACGCCGACGCCTACGCCTGGCCTGCCCGCGCCGCCCGCGTTCTGGCGATGCTCGATCTGACCCGCCTGCTGGGGCGCGAGGCGGTGACCCTGAGCGGCGGCGAGACCACCCGGCTGAGTCTGGCCCTGGCCCTGCTGCGCGAACCGGACGCGCTGCTGCTCGACGAGCCGACCAACCACCTCGACATCCGCATGCGCGAGTGGCTGGAAAACTGGCTCACCGGCTTTCGCGGCGCACTCATCCTGACCAGCCATGACCGCGAATTCTTGGACAGAGTGGCGACCCGTAGCCTGTGGATCGAGGGGGGCGAGGCCACGCCCTACCCAGGCGGCTACACTCGCGCCCGCGAGCTGCGTGACCAGGAGCGCCGCGCCCAGGGTAAGGCGGCCCGCCTCAGCCGCCGCGAGGCGCAGCGGCTGGAGGGCAGCGCCGAGCGGCTCGACGTGTGGGGCCGCCGCTCGCGCTCAGTCAAGAGCCGGGCTTCGAGGGTTGAACTCATCGACGCCCCGCAGCCCGAACGCGCCCTCAAGATGCGGTTGCTGGCGGGTCAGGCCCGCGCCCGGCTGCTGCTGTGGGCTGAGCATGTGACGCGCAGTTACGCGGGCAAGCGGGTGCTGGACAACGTGGGCCTCAAGCTGCGCCAGGGTGACCGGGTGGCCTTGATGGGTGCGAACGGCACTGGCAAGACCACCCTGCTCAAGCTGCTCTCCGGCGAGTTGCAGCCGGACGCGGCCCCGGCGGGCGAGGCCCAGGGCGTTTTGCGGCTCGCGCCCGGCGTCACGCTGGCGAGCCTGGACCAGACCTGGCACGGCCTCGACCCCGATCAGGCCCTGCACGCCCAGTTCGAGGAGCGTTTCGGCAACCGCGCCGGGGCTTTGCTGGGCCGGGCCGGGTTTTCCAGCACCGACTGGCCCAAGTCGCCGCGTGAGCTGTCGGGTGGTGAGCGGGCGCGGGCGGGCCTGGCCCTGGTGAGTGCGCTGCGCGCCGATCTGCTC
This portion of the Deinococcus rubellus genome encodes:
- a CDS encoding CAP domain-containing protein, translated to MNALKRTCLLATAALLLNACGSQNLTLPSSGDLPGKHDAAPAPAPITSAPATPDPNLDTTSLPTSLSLHVGESRQLTPTMGGQVPASGRLTWQSSDVGIVSVTESGVLSAHKAGQVRVQITDTAHPERSLALSVEVQADPSPPASVNLPAPAPTQAPAPIPAPTPTPIPTPVPIPTPLPTPTPMPVPTPQPVASSGFAAEVLRLTNQARAQGGSCGGVAYAPAPALSWNALLATSAQAHAADMAARNFFDHTNPDGRTFDQRITAAGYLWRSLAENIAAGQQTPAEVVASWIASTGHCKNILNASLKELGVGYAEGGTYGKYWVQDFGTPR
- a CDS encoding PSP1 domain-containing protein, which translates into the protein MLTEEVHVVGDRVVVQGKRGPEVATVRGEAEPEGSGRYGMILRAAGPADLADWQRLEKEGEDLKWLLRARARDRKLPVKVVAVEFTLDGALVTVSYSAEERLELGPLIQDMRDQTRARVNFVAIGPREQAQIIGALGACGRENCSSNHLQEFAPVSIRMARDQQLPLNPEKLSGPCGRLLCCLQYEHTQYVELLKELPRKNARVCHTESGACGKVVKLHPLTASVDVLGEAGAGYMQGVPVSALRPAKDAAQGSQSGSSND
- the kynA gene encoding tryptophan 2,3-dioxygenase, giving the protein MPDANPDQPDPANPDSPERAYSDFTRSLNYGDYLRIDTLMSAHQPVTQAHDEHLFIAVHHVSEVWLNLIVQELRAAMTLLSAGVTDTPLKMLSRVVRAQEQMTNAWEVLKTMTPADYLQFRSAFGRASGFQSAQYRMMEFLLGNRNAMLLRPHQHRPDLYGPLEAVLNAPSLYDLALRLLSERGLDIPPSVLERDFAQPYIQDEAVLAAWLTVYRDPERYWDVYELAEKLIDVEDNFRRWRFNHLTTVERTIGFKTGSGGTSGAGYLRKALDTVLFPELWQVRTEL
- a CDS encoding dihydroorotase — protein: MTQYNTLTITNIRRPTSDTSESLTIENGLIKGWNLPEEGQTLDGNGATIVPAFIEPHAHLREPGQEQKEDLASGLAAAAAGGYGTVVSMPNTAPVVDDPAIVRALIDKAAALGFARLRPAAALTRGQDGEQLAELALLAEAGAAVFTDDGRTNENARTLRLGLEYAHSLGKVVSVHAEDAGLRAGGVMNEGPVSEALGLPGNPAAAEAARIARDIEICRMTGGRLHIQHLSTARALELVKAAKTQGVNITCEVCPHHLLLTDEALRSFDAVYKVAPPLRTQSDAQALLAGLKDGSVDCLATDHAPHTRAEKELDLLQAPSGIAYIEIAFPLLWTNFGAELGLSKIVELLTVDVARVLGWPVPSLEAGQPADFTLLDLNTVRPVDPATFKSKAKFNPWVGQDLRGWPMLTVVGGQVAFERA
- a CDS encoding aspartate carbamoyltransferase catalytic subunit, giving the protein MTAAALQPAARRPRHLLDFQDWSVERLTALLDNADTMMQVLDRPVKKVPALQGLTVCTVFFENSTRTRISFELAARRMSADVVSFAAGASSVSKGESIRDTIEVLTAYKVDAFVVRHQAAGAAHLVARYSGKPVINAGDGRRAHPTQALLDAYTIRREFGTLEGKTVAIIGDVRHSRVARSNAELLPKLGAKVILCGPATLLPRELAAEGVTLTTDPREAVRNADAVMALRLQQERMDAGYVGSLQDYARVYQVNEELLAFAPNEAVVLHPGPMNRDVEISSDTADGPRSRILAQVENGQAVRMSTLYHLLVGRA
- the pyrR gene encoding bifunctional pyr operon transcriptional regulator/uracil phosphoribosyltransferase PyrR — its product is MKASILSADEMRRALTRIAHEILERNKGAENLALIGIHTRGIPIAARLAAKLQELEGVAVPLGRLDITLYRDDLSEIAKQPIIRETEVPFDLARRRVVLVDDVLYTGRTVRAALDALIDLGRPEGIQLAVLVDRGHRELPIRADYVGKNLPTAKSEMVKVKLTETDGVDGVELWDLDELKAEQ
- a CDS encoding ABC-F family ATP-binding cassette domain-containing protein — protein: MTSRSSQTLLAAEDVRVIYGDQLVLGAVSVQVSGGERLALLGRNGAGKTTLLRVLSGERRPDDGSVWRVDGLRLAVLDQQPIYRAGVTVRELQDTVNPYLAVLAELRELEDDLSDPARLERWTALQHRLEDADAYAWPARAARVLAMLDLTRLLGREAVTLSGGETTRLSLALALLREPDALLLDEPTNHLDIRMREWLENWLTGFRGALILTSHDREFLDRVATRSLWIEGGEATPYPGGYTRARELRDQERRAQGKAARLSRREAQRLEGSAERLDVWGRRSRSVKSRASRVELIDAPQPERALKMRLLAGQARARLLLWAEHVTRSYAGKRVLDNVGLKLRQGDRVALMGANGTGKTTLLKLLSGELQPDAAPAGEAQGVLRLAPGVTLASLDQTWHGLDPDQALHAQFEERFGNRAGALLGRAGFSSTDWPKSPRELSGGERARAGLALVSALRADLLLLDEPTNHLDVEALEALEAAVHAYGGAVVIVTHDRRFAREVSNRLWVVEDSQLKEVEGWGSRVTLDPARSLEGDPPPPPPPPGPRERLRLTELRLLAIDTELNTVLTQREEGRLRSERWRLRVELLGLYAEVYAAPQFDNEVREKHLRVRAQRFEGGGMFWAARDESCGHFAWDGHTLRLMGPAPAWYAADLLGGTLRILFEHWNVGRVELGEGGKVLNRRRYFELIGMVG